One Nostoc punctiforme PCC 73102 DNA window includes the following coding sequences:
- a CDS encoding ATP-binding protein — translation MRGWIPGIKLNTIYAKLLGRYLMLTAFGTSLMAGYILWSFHDYFMRSRQVDLDNWTSALSESVADRLEEKDIKQVKVLVQRYGAPQTITLRVFNPQGSLLATSDPRLDSQVKDWSQVPGIREALQHRVKQGVAKGVLSNSDRLYITRPIERNGQLLGVIRMSMTLEQFQRQFARVIWSILGTLAVTILLCALISSRFARSLSKPIEIMQNFAIRLGGGHFGDKLTIHENNELDQLAAELNRMSERLASLDKERRVFLANVSHELRTPISNVQVTVDALKAGASEEPELRDRFFQTIENETKRLSRLIHDLLDLGRLEAGVFELEKQPISLHGLINRAVNALEPRMLSLGISTQVNVGNLMIQGDPERLLQAILNLLDNAIKHSPANSQVSISGYSQGKQAIIQIQDQGKGIKEGDLPRIFEQFYTTDPARKGSGNGLGLAISKRIIEAHQGSIIASSTSNQGATFTIYLPIIRNS, via the coding sequence ATGAGAGGCTGGATACCTGGGATTAAATTAAATACAATTTATGCCAAGTTGTTAGGTAGATACCTGATGCTAACAGCTTTTGGAACGTCACTGATGGCAGGTTATATCCTTTGGTCGTTCCATGATTATTTTATGCGATCGCGACAAGTAGATTTGGATAACTGGACGAGTGCGTTAAGTGAAAGTGTGGCAGATCGACTAGAAGAAAAAGATATTAAACAGGTAAAGGTGCTGGTGCAACGGTATGGCGCACCACAAACTATAACCCTACGTGTTTTTAATCCACAAGGCAGTTTATTAGCCACTTCTGACCCAAGGTTAGATAGTCAAGTTAAAGATTGGTCTCAGGTTCCGGGAATACGGGAAGCTCTACAACATCGTGTAAAACAAGGTGTTGCCAAAGGCGTTTTATCAAATAGCGATCGCCTCTACATTACCAGACCTATTGAGCGTAACGGTCAATTGTTGGGCGTAATCCGAATGTCTATGACTTTGGAGCAGTTCCAGCGACAGTTTGCTAGGGTAATTTGGAGTATTTTGGGAACGCTAGCAGTAACAATTCTACTATGTGCGTTAATTAGCAGTCGATTCGCTCGCAGTCTCTCAAAACCGATTGAGATTATGCAGAATTTTGCTATTCGCTTGGGTGGCGGTCATTTTGGCGATAAACTAACGATCCATGAAAACAATGAGTTGGATCAATTGGCAGCAGAACTCAACCGCATGAGTGAGCGGTTAGCTTCCTTAGACAAAGAGCGACGGGTGTTTTTAGCCAATGTCTCCCATGAACTGCGTACCCCTATCAGTAACGTTCAGGTGACAGTAGACGCACTCAAAGCAGGAGCATCTGAAGAACCAGAATTACGCGATCGCTTTTTCCAAACTATCGAAAACGAAACCAAGCGTTTATCACGATTGATTCATGACTTGCTGGATTTAGGACGTTTGGAAGCAGGAGTTTTTGAACTAGAAAAGCAACCCATCTCGTTGCATGGATTAATTAACCGTGCTGTTAATGCACTAGAACCGCGAATGCTATCTTTGGGAATTTCTACACAGGTTAACGTCGGAAACCTAATGATTCAGGGCGATCCAGAGCGGTTATTACAAGCGATCCTTAATTTGTTGGATAATGCGATTAAGCACTCACCAGCCAATTCTCAAGTATCTATTTCTGGATACAGCCAAGGCAAACAAGCTATTATTCAAATTCAAGACCAGGGAAAAGGGATAAAAGAGGGTGATTTACCCAGAATTTTTGAGCAATTTTATACAACAGACCCCGCACGCAAAGGTAGCGGTAATGGTCTGGGGTTAGCAATTTCCAAGCGGATTATTGAAGCCCATCAAGGCAGTATTATCGCCAGCAGCACATCAAATCAAGGGGCAACTTTTACTATATACTTGCCGATAATTCGTAATTCGTAA
- a CDS encoding response regulator transcription factor, which yields MPHVLLVDDEAALCESLTYTLQKEGYTVTTAADGHSAIKQFHKQVPDVILLDLMLPEVDGMEVCWRIRAFSNVPIVMLTAKDEDIDKIWGLEAGADDYITKPFNTRELLARIKAVLRRRSGEQPS from the coding sequence ATGCCACACGTATTACTTGTAGATGATGAAGCGGCTCTTTGCGAGAGTCTCACCTATACACTACAAAAAGAAGGTTACACGGTAACTACAGCCGCCGATGGACATAGTGCAATCAAACAGTTTCACAAGCAAGTACCAGATGTAATTTTGCTTGATTTGATGTTACCGGAAGTTGACGGTATGGAAGTTTGCTGGCGGATTCGAGCATTTTCCAATGTACCTATTGTCATGCTTACAGCTAAAGATGAGGATATTGATAAAATTTGGGGGTTAGAAGCAGGTGCAGATGATTATATTACTAAGCCGTTTAACACCCGCGAACTACTAGCACGTATCAAAGCAGTATTGCGTCGTCGTTCCGGGGAGCAGCCTTCATGA
- a CDS encoding ATP-binding protein codes for MKWSLERKWITSGFGLSLLLMGAASMISYQNATQLITSSNQVKDTHEVMKNVIDIFATLTDAEAGRRGYILYREQSELKRYYQAMQSLDAKVKKLQQQLADDSYQQQQITKLKFLIAQRVQLSKQSINLKEVGKSSFAIQAPLLTQSNQNRNQIREMLTQMQAREEQLLQISVRHSQDNIRNRMLIEFLGTFLSFAILLGVYALLYQQLVKRQEAEAIQQTLAQEKELSELKLRFFSMVSHEFRTPLSIILGSAQLLAQSNQQWTEEKKLKNLYRIQSSARSINQLLTDILTLTRAEAGKLEFHPELIDLEAFCINLIEDFQFSNQQQHTIKFISQGNCTHAKLDENILYSVLSNLLSNAIKYSPPEESIFLILSCESSAIFFQVKDNGIGIPCEFQEHLFEPFHRANNVGKIVGSGLGLAVVKKCLEIHHGEIYVDSEVGGGTSFTIKFPQQGTVIIKTKLSIHD; via the coding sequence ATGAAATGGTCGCTGGAAAGGAAATGGATAACCTCTGGCTTTGGCTTGAGCTTATTATTAATGGGTGCAGCTAGTATGATTTCTTACCAGAACGCTACTCAGTTAATTACAAGTAGCAATCAAGTGAAGGACACACATGAGGTAATGAAAAATGTTATTGACATCTTTGCTACACTAACCGATGCAGAAGCAGGACGCAGAGGTTATATCCTATATAGAGAGCAATCAGAACTCAAACGTTACTATCAGGCAATGCAAAGCCTGGATGCCAAAGTTAAAAAATTGCAGCAACAACTTGCTGATGACTCTTATCAACAGCAGCAAATAACGAAGCTAAAATTCCTCATTGCTCAAAGAGTTCAATTATCTAAACAGTCGATTAACCTCAAAGAAGTAGGTAAATCAAGCTTTGCTATTCAAGCACCTCTACTTACTCAAAGCAACCAAAACCGTAATCAAATTCGCGAAATGCTTACTCAAATGCAAGCTAGGGAGGAACAGTTATTACAAATCTCGGTCAGACATTCCCAAGACAATATCCGCAACCGGATGTTGATTGAATTCCTCGGTACTTTCTTGAGTTTTGCCATTTTATTAGGCGTTTATGCTTTGCTTTATCAACAATTAGTAAAGCGCCAAGAAGCAGAAGCTATTCAACAGACTTTAGCTCAAGAAAAAGAACTTAGTGAATTGAAGTTACGATTTTTTTCAATGGTATCCCATGAATTTCGTACACCATTGAGTATTATATTGGGGTCGGCTCAACTACTGGCTCAAAGTAATCAGCAGTGGACGGAAGAGAAGAAACTTAAAAATCTGTATCGCATTCAATCTTCAGCTAGGTCAATTAACCAGTTACTAACCGATATTTTAACTTTGACTAGGGCAGAAGCTGGGAAATTAGAATTTCATCCAGAACTGATAGATTTGGAAGCATTTTGCATTAATTTGATCGAAGACTTCCAATTTTCTAATCAACAACAGCATACTATTAAATTTATCAGCCAAGGGAACTGTACTCATGCCAAATTAGACGAAAATATACTGTATTCGGTTCTGAGTAACTTACTCTCAAATGCAATTAAATATTCACCTCCAGAGGAAAGTATTTTTTTAATTCTTAGTTGTGAATCCTCCGCAATATTTTTCCAGGTTAAAGATAATGGGATAGGGATTCCTTGCGAATTTCAAGAGCATTTATTTGAGCCTTTTCATCGTGCTAATAATGTAGGCAAGATTGTTGGCAGTGGACTAGGACTTGCTGTGGTTAAAAAGTGTTTAGAAATACATCATGGAGAAATTTATGTAGATAGCGAAGTAGGAGGCGGAACAAGTTTTACGATAAAATTTCCCCAACAGGGAACAGTAATAATCAAGACTAAATTAAGCATTCATGACTAA
- a CDS encoding transglycosylase domain-containing protein has translation MSSFKTFAEKQSQVQTLPTSEFLKKVGQVTGGTLLSITMLSSSVLAGGLVGLAISFRDLPDVRQLRSFVPSETTYIYDIKGKLLTRIHGEANRQVVPLDQISPNLKRAVLASEDSRFYEHHGINPGGIGRAALVNFASGEVREGGSTITMQLVKNIFLSQKRAFTRKIAEAVLAIRLEQVLSKDEILEMYLNQVYWGHNNYGVQTAARTYFKKSAQNLNLGESAMMAGLIQAPEEFSPFVSMKLAKQKQKEVLGRMLDLNWISQQEYNDALKQKIKLGQIRSFQGSALPYITNTVAQELIKKFGRETLLKGGMQVQTTVDTSFQMMAEKTIKKWHQTLERQGLNNNQMALVAIDPRTHFVKALVGGVDSKTSEFNRATQAHRQPGSSFKPFVYYTAFASGKFTPRTTILDTPVSYRDGNGWYSPRNYDNSFMGAIPVRTALALSRNIPAIKIGKAVGMNKVIETCRTLGIMSPMLPVSSLPLGAIGVTPLEMASAYATIANYGWRSPPTIIARVTDGSGNVLIDNTPQPQRVLDPWASAATLDVMQTVVREGTGRGADIGRPVAGKTGTTSSEKDIWFIGTVPQLTTAIWVGRDNNRQLSSHATGGGMVAPIWRDFMQKALKDVPVENFQPPSNFPRPKSN, from the coding sequence GTGTCATCCTTTAAAACTTTTGCAGAGAAACAATCACAAGTTCAGACTTTACCTACTTCTGAGTTTTTGAAAAAGGTCGGTCAAGTAACTGGTGGCACACTCCTATCAATTACTATGCTATCAAGCTCCGTGCTGGCTGGAGGGTTAGTTGGTTTAGCCATTAGTTTCCGCGATTTACCAGATGTTAGACAACTACGAAGCTTTGTACCTTCAGAAACAACTTATATCTATGATATTAAAGGCAAGCTTTTAACACGTATACATGGGGAAGCTAATCGCCAAGTAGTGCCTTTAGATCAAATTTCCCCAAATTTAAAACGAGCTGTATTAGCTAGTGAAGATAGTCGCTTTTATGAGCATCATGGTATTAATCCCGGTGGTATTGGACGCGCTGCATTAGTCAATTTTGCATCTGGGGAAGTGCGAGAGGGTGGTTCTACAATCACCATGCAGTTAGTGAAAAATATTTTCTTATCTCAAAAACGTGCTTTTACCCGAAAAATAGCAGAAGCAGTATTAGCAATTCGCTTAGAGCAAGTTCTTAGTAAAGATGAAATATTAGAAATGTACCTCAATCAAGTTTACTGGGGTCATAATAACTATGGTGTTCAGACAGCAGCACGCACTTATTTTAAAAAATCAGCACAAAATTTGAATCTGGGCGAATCAGCAATGATGGCGGGTTTAATTCAAGCTCCAGAAGAATTTAGCCCGTTTGTCAGCATGAAGCTGGCAAAACAAAAACAAAAAGAAGTATTGGGGCGAATGTTAGACCTGAATTGGATTAGCCAACAAGAGTATAATGATGCCCTCAAACAAAAAATTAAACTTGGTCAAATTAGGTCATTTCAAGGTAGCGCTTTGCCTTATATTACCAACACCGTAGCTCAGGAATTAATTAAAAAGTTTGGGCGTGAAACATTGCTCAAAGGAGGAATGCAGGTACAAACTACAGTAGATACTAGCTTCCAAATGATGGCAGAAAAAACTATTAAGAAGTGGCATCAAACCCTTGAACGTCAGGGATTAAATAATAATCAAATGGCTCTAGTGGCAATTGATCCTCGCACACATTTTGTTAAAGCACTAGTGGGTGGTGTAGATTCAAAAACTAGCGAATTTAATCGAGCAACTCAAGCCCACCGTCAGCCAGGATCTTCTTTTAAGCCGTTTGTTTACTATACTGCTTTTGCTAGTGGTAAATTTACACCACGTACAACAATCCTAGATACTCCGGTTAGTTACCGTGATGGTAACGGTTGGTATTCTCCCCGAAACTACGATAATAGCTTTATGGGAGCAATACCAGTTCGCACTGCTCTGGCTCTGTCTCGTAATATTCCTGCAATCAAGATTGGCAAAGCTGTGGGTATGAATAAAGTTATTGAAACTTGCCGTACTTTGGGAATTATGAGTCCAATGTTACCTGTGAGTTCTTTACCACTAGGTGCAATCGGTGTGACACCGCTAGAAATGGCTAGTGCTTATGCGACTATTGCTAATTACGGCTGGCGATCGCCTCCAACGATTATTGCCCGTGTTACTGACGGTAGTGGCAATGTGTTAATAGATAATACTCCTCAACCTCAGCGAGTGCTTGACCCTTGGGCATCAGCAGCAACTTTAGACGTGATGCAAACAGTAGTTAGAGAAGGAACTGGTAGAGGTGCAGATATAGGTCGTCCAGTTGCAGGAAAGACGGGTACAACCTCTTCAGAAAAAGATATTTGGTTTATTGGTACAGTACCGCAGTTAACAACTGCCATTTGGGTAGGGAGGGACAACAACCGACAATTATCTAGCCACGCGACAGGCGGAGGTATGGTTGCTCCTATTTGGCGTGATTTTATGCAGAAGGCACTCAAAGATGTACCAGTAGAAAACTTCCAGCCACCTTCTAATTTTCCTCGTCCGAAATCAAATTAA
- a CDS encoding RrF2 family transcriptional regulator, whose protein sequence is MRLPNKFEYSLLAMLALVDSYQNGDPMQIKQIAELKGIQNRYLEQLLATLRCQGLINSIRGAKGGYILARDPRKITVLDVLTAIEGVEIDAPANNTTIDTMESSIVEEVWQEACQAANFVFQKHSLQDLWERRSKRQQMELMYYI, encoded by the coding sequence ATGAGACTACCAAATAAATTTGAATACTCACTTCTAGCGATGTTGGCATTGGTAGATTCCTACCAGAATGGCGATCCAATGCAAATTAAACAAATAGCAGAGCTAAAAGGCATACAAAATCGCTACTTAGAACAACTATTGGCAACATTAAGATGTCAAGGTTTAATTAATAGCATACGTGGCGCTAAGGGCGGTTATATCTTAGCACGTGACCCCCGAAAAATCACAGTTTTAGATGTTTTGACTGCCATAGAGGGAGTAGAAATTGATGCACCTGCCAACAATACAACTATTGACACTATGGAATCGAGCATAGTGGAAGAGGTTTGGCAAGAAGCCTGTCAAGCAGCTAACTTCGTTTTTCAAAAGCATTCCCTCCAAGACCTTTGGGAAAGACGGTCTAAACGTCAACAAATGGAACTTATGTACTATATATAA
- a CDS encoding DUF1634 domain-containing protein: MVLNRRTKFEQRFEQFIGNLLRVGVILASVLVLTGGILYLIRHGTEVPNYQFFRGEPAEFRTPAGVKTSILSGRNRGIIQLGLLLLIATPVMRVVFSLLAFVRLKDYTYVIVTLIVLAGLIYSLIGKYS, encoded by the coding sequence ATGGTTCTAAACAGACGTACTAAGTTTGAGCAGCGTTTTGAGCAATTTATTGGCAATCTGTTAAGAGTCGGGGTCATCCTTGCTAGCGTTCTGGTTCTAACGGGTGGAATTTTGTACTTAATTCGCCACGGGACTGAGGTTCCTAATTACCAGTTTTTTCGGGGAGAACCAGCAGAGTTTCGCACTCCAGCCGGGGTAAAAACATCAATATTATCAGGTCGTAACCGGGGCATTATTCAACTAGGACTACTGCTACTGATTGCTACTCCAGTTATGAGAGTTGTTTTTTCTCTGTTAGCCTTTGTTCGACTCAAAGATTATACCTATGTAATTGTGACTCTAATTGTACTGGCTGGGCTAATTTACAGTCTCATTGGAAAATATTCTTAG
- a CDS encoding sulfite exporter TauE/SafE family protein: MNTLDFSLLIWFGSLSAGFLGALTGLGGGVVIVPFLSVVCGVDLHYAIGASLLSVIATSSGAASAYVKEGYTNMRLGMFLEIATTFGAVAGAVVAAKISTGVIAIVFGIVLLYSAYLSRKPYSENIDNLPPDPLATRLKLNSTYPTSTGEQSYNVRGVPFGFGLMFIAGVLSGLLGIGSGALKVLAMDQIMHIPFKVSTTTSNFMIGVTAAASAGIYLNRGYIDPGLAMPVMLGVLCGAVLGARVLVRARVQLLRNIFSGVILVLALEMIYKGLTGRL, from the coding sequence TTGAATACTCTGGATTTTTCGCTATTAATATGGTTCGGCTCTTTAAGCGCTGGATTTTTAGGAGCCTTGACAGGCTTGGGTGGTGGCGTAGTAATTGTTCCTTTCTTATCTGTAGTTTGTGGAGTGGATCTCCACTATGCGATTGGTGCTTCTTTACTATCTGTGATTGCTACATCTAGTGGAGCAGCTTCTGCTTATGTAAAGGAAGGTTACACTAATATGCGGCTAGGGATGTTCCTAGAAATAGCAACAACCTTCGGCGCTGTAGCTGGAGCAGTTGTGGCAGCGAAGATTTCTACTGGAGTGATCGCTATTGTGTTTGGGATTGTTTTACTTTATAGTGCGTACCTATCTCGTAAACCCTACTCCGAAAACATCGATAATTTACCGCCAGATCCCCTGGCAACACGCTTGAAGCTAAATAGTACTTATCCAACTTCTACGGGAGAACAATCTTACAACGTGCGTGGTGTTCCCTTTGGATTTGGGCTAATGTTTATAGCTGGTGTACTTTCCGGCTTGCTAGGTATTGGTTCGGGAGCGCTCAAAGTGCTGGCAATGGATCAAATAATGCATATTCCATTCAAAGTTTCCACAACTACCAGCAATTTCATGATTGGAGTAACAGCAGCAGCTAGTGCAGGAATATATCTAAACCGAGGTTATATCGACCCCGGATTAGCAATGCCAGTGATGTTGGGAGTACTGTGCGGTGCTGTATTGGGGGCGCGAGTACTTGTCAGAGCCAGGGTACAACTTTTGCGGAATATTTTCAGTGGTGTGATTTTGGTACTGGCGCTGGAAATGATCTACAAAGGTCTAACTGGGAGGCTTTAA